One Mustelus asterias chromosome 12, sMusAst1.hap1.1, whole genome shotgun sequence genomic region harbors:
- the cldnb gene encoding claudin b translates to MASMGLQILGIALSVFGWLGAIITCVLPMWRVTAFIGNNIVVAQIIWEGLWMNCIVQSTGQMQCKVYDSLLALSQDLQASRALTVIAIVVGILGILISIVGGKCTNCIEDEATKAKVTIVSGIIFILAGVLTLIPVSWSANTIIKDFYNPLVTDAQRRELGASLYIGWGTSGLLILGGALLCCSCPPKDENSYSAKYSAARSMAPSNKNYV, encoded by the coding sequence ATGGCATCAATGGGACTCCAGATTCTGGGCATAGCCCTGAGTGTGTTCGGGTGGCTGGGAGCCATCATAACCTGCGTCCTGCCCATGTGGCGAGTGACCGCTTTCATTGGAAACAACATCGTGGTGGCGCAGATTATTTGGGAAGGTCTCTGGATGAACTGCATTgttcagagcactgggcagatGCAGTGCAAGGTGTACGACTCCTTGTTAGCCCTCTCCCAAGATCTCCAGGCGTCCAGAGCTCTGACTGTTATTGCCATTGTGGTAGGAATCCTGGGCATCCTCATCTCCATCGTGGGAGGCAAATGCACCAACTGTATAGAAGATGAGGCGACCAAAGCCAAAGTCACAATAGTATCAGGAATTATCTTCATCTTGGCTGGTGTATTGACCCTgatcccagtgtcctggtcagcAAACACCATCATCAAGGATTTCTACAACCCACTGGTGACGGACGCCCAGAGGAGAGAGCTTGGAGCTTCCTTGTACATCGGTTGGGGAACCTCGGGTTTGCTGATCCTCGGAGGGGCTCtgctgtgctgttcctgtcctcccAAAGATGAAAATAGCTACTCGGCGAAGTATTCCGCGGCTCGGTCTATGGCTCCAAGCAACAAGAACTATGTATAA